Proteins from one Mustela erminea isolate mMusErm1 chromosome 20, mMusErm1.Pri, whole genome shotgun sequence genomic window:
- the SPN gene encoding leukosialin has translation MEASPRQLWEHRGWGRMLGWGGWSQSRFLSPWGPSAQSRSRFRRSWSWPGPNLVPSPSELLAHRQSPLLPMPAAMRVTLFLLLLGGFWTQEVTPEPQDLTATSEEPVLGGSSVSLASTFFEAKNLDLATPSPVTTKVPEEGNSTGRQVSSPSSDLRTTKEGSFPEASTAATSDLHVPDPTIFWKVSTQESTSLEINATGNPAETPRNSLALHVVTDGTVTPGSLETSDGAGGPPVTMATGTLETFDVTGGPPVTMATGTLETFDVTGGPPVTMATGSLETFDVTGGPPVTIATGTLETFDVTSGPPVTMATSSLEPSDGLPGTMATGSRETFDVDSGPPVTMATGSPRIPKETHSSPISTVKVLAATTSASLKDTRSTQLPGQGTKGTLLVAVLVALLVVLVLMALLLLWRQRQKRRTGALTLSGGGKRNGVVDAWAGPAPVPDEEALMVGPTGGSGGEKSPGASVGAGVGRQPTLTTFFDRRKSQQGCLELGELKAGSGPRPQGEEEPLVGRKDDEAAEGPGAGGAEAPQCL, from the exons ATGGAGGCATCACCGCGGCAGCTGTGGGAGCACCGAGGGTGGGGCAggatgctggggtggggtgggtggagcCAGAGCCGCTTCCTTTCCCCCTGGGGCCCATCGGCCCAGTCCCGCTCCCGCTTCAGGAGGAGTTGGAGCTGGCCTGGCCCCAACCTTGTGCCCTCACCGAGTGAGCTG CTTGCCCACCGTCAGTCCCCGCTCCTGCCCATGCCTGCTGCCATGAGGGTGaccctgtttctcctcctccttgggGGCTTCTGGACTCAAGAGGTGACTCCAGAGCCTCAGGACCTCACAGCCACTTCAGAGGAGCCTGTACTGGGAGGGTCCTCTGTTTCTCTGGCCTCAACTTTCTTTGAGGCCAAGAACCTCGACTTAGCGACCCCCAGCCCTGTGACAACAAAGGTCCCCGAGGAGGGCAACAGCACCGGGCGCCAGGTCTCCTCACCTTCCTCAGACCTCCGCACAACCAAGGAGGGGTCCTTTCCTGAGGCTTCCACTGCTGCTACCAGTGACCTCCACGTACCCGACCCAACAATCTTCTGGAAAGTTTCCACCCAGGAGTCAACAAGCCTGGAAATTAATGCAACAGGTAACCCTGCTGAAACACCAAGAAACTCTCTGGCACTCCACGTTGTGACTGATGGAACCGTGACACCTGGCTCTCTGGAGACCTCTGACGGAGCAGGCGGACCCCCTGTCACCATGGCAACTGGCACCCTGGAGACCTTTGATGTAACTGGTGGACCCCCTGTCACCATGGCAACTGGCACTCTGGAGACCTTTGATGTAACTGGTGGACCCCCTGTCACCATGGCAACCGGCTCTCTGGAGACCTTTGATGTAACTGGTGGACCCCCTGTCACCATAGCAACTGGCACTTTGGAGACCTTTGATGTAACCAGTGGACCCCCCGTCACCATGGCAACCAGCTCTCTGGAGCCCTCTGACGGACTCCCTGGCACCATGGCAACCGGCTCTCGGGAGACCTTTGATGTGGACAGTGGACCCCCTGTCACCATGGCAACCGGCTCTCCGCGGATCCCCAAGGAGACCCACAGCTCCCCCATTTCCACGGTAAAAGTACTCGCTGCCACTACATCAGCGTCCCTCAAAGACACAAGAAGCACCCAGCTTCCAGGTCAGGGGACAAAGGGCACCCTGCTGGTGGCCGTGCTTGTGGCCCTGCTGGTGGTCCTTGTCCTCATGGCCCTGCTCCTGCTGTGGCGCCAGCGGCAGAAGAGGAGGACGGGCGCCCTGACGCTAAGTGGGGGTGGCAAGCGCAATGGGGTGGTGGATGCCTGGGCTGGGCCGGCCCCGGTGCCCGACGAGGAGGCCCTGATGGTGGGCCCCACAGGAGGCTCTGGGGGCGAGAAGAGCCCTGGGGCATCTGTGGGGGCCGGCGTGGGCCGGCAGCCCACCCTCACCACCTTCTTCGACAGGCGCAAGTCTCAGCAGGGCTGCCTGGAGCTGGGGGAGCTGAAGGCCGGCTCGGGCCCGCGCccgcagggggaggaggagccgcTGGTGGGCCGCAAGGATGATGAGGCTGCGGAGGGCCCGGGGGCCGGGGGCGCCGAGGCCCCTCAGTGCTTGTGA